In Fluviicola taffensis DSM 16823, the following are encoded in one genomic region:
- the thiL gene encoding thiamine-phosphate kinase, translating to MSEEKRTDLESLGEFGTIDLLTKNFLITRESTAFGIGDDAAVLERNEEQYTLVSTDMLVEGVHFNLMYVPFKHLGYKSVAVNVSDIAAMNGTPEQITVSIAVSNRFPLEALEELYDGIRLACQHYKVDLVGGDTTSSRSGLVISVTAIGVVDKSKVVYRSGAGTNDLLVVSGDLGAAYVGLQVLEREKSVFQANPDIQPDLDGKDYIIQRQLKPEARMDVIAYLKELEVVPTSMIDVSDGLASEILHLCKSSKKGAMVYNAKLPIDSLTSTTALDFNLDPVTCVLNGGEDYELLFTVSQNDFDKIKGNPHMTIIGYMTDASDGIYLVDKNESLIPLSAQGWDHFQQ from the coding sequence ATGTCAGAAGAGAAAAGAACGGATTTGGAGTCCTTGGGTGAATTTGGAACTATTGATTTATTGACCAAAAACTTTTTGATTACAAGAGAATCAACGGCTTTTGGAATTGGAGATGATGCTGCAGTTCTGGAAAGAAATGAAGAGCAATACACCTTAGTTTCAACAGATATGTTGGTGGAAGGAGTTCACTTTAACCTGATGTACGTTCCATTTAAACATTTGGGGTATAAATCAGTTGCGGTGAATGTTTCTGATATTGCTGCTATGAATGGAACTCCAGAGCAAATTACTGTTTCAATTGCTGTTTCGAATCGGTTCCCTTTGGAAGCTTTGGAAGAATTGTATGACGGAATTCGCTTGGCATGTCAACATTATAAAGTGGATTTAGTTGGAGGAGATACAACATCATCCCGTTCAGGCTTGGTGATTTCTGTTACAGCTATCGGGGTGGTGGATAAATCGAAAGTGGTTTATCGATCTGGAGCTGGAACGAATGATTTGTTGGTTGTTTCAGGCGATTTGGGTGCTGCTTATGTGGGACTACAAGTTTTGGAACGTGAGAAAAGTGTTTTTCAAGCAAATCCGGATATTCAACCAGATTTGGATGGAAAAGATTATATCATTCAACGCCAATTGAAGCCAGAAGCTCGGATGGATGTGATTGCATATTTGAAAGAATTGGAAGTTGTTCCCACATCGATGATTGATGTTTCGGATGGTTTGGCTTCTGAGATATTACACCTGTGCAAATCGAGTAAGAAAGGAGCGATGGTTTATAATGCTAAGTTGCCAATCGATTCCTTGACTTCCACAACGGCACTTGATTTTAATCTGGATCCCGTGACTTGTGTGTTGAATGGGGGTGAAGATTACGAATTGTTATTTACAGTTTCTCAAAATGATTTTGATAAAATCAAAGGGAATCCGCACATGACTATTATTGGTTATATGACGGACGCAAGTGATGGAATTTATTTAGTAGATAAGAATGAATCATTAATTCCTTTGAGCGCTCAGGGTTGGGATCATTTTCAACAATAG
- a CDS encoding DUF3592 domain-containing protein, producing the protein MKKTSNWFFWDWKSIFRTIVLFSGLFLLFAFLFLYPDWKRNKEAENYDGLTKGIILSIKPIEEISMSEYGNKTVAYFYTVRYQYHVNSKTYKGIDKIPNSLKNKRIITLLLDKNNSEIDIKYDPKKPTNSQLDF; encoded by the coding sequence ATGAAGAAAACTTCTAATTGGTTCTTTTGGGATTGGAAATCTATTTTCAGAACGATCGTTCTATTTTCAGGCTTGTTCTTGTTGTTTGCTTTCCTATTTCTTTACCCTGATTGGAAAAGAAACAAAGAAGCTGAAAATTATGATGGATTAACTAAAGGAATTATTCTTTCTATTAAACCTATAGAAGAAATTAGTATGAGTGAATACGGAAATAAAACAGTTGCCTATTTCTACACCGTTCGTTACCAGTATCACGTAAATTCAAAAACCTACAAAGGAATAGACAAAATTCCGAATAGTTTAAAAAACAAAAGAATCATTACTCTTTTATTGGATAAGAACAATTCTGAAATTGATATTAAATACGACCCGAAAAAACCAACGAATAGTCAACTGGATTTTTAG
- a CDS encoding PQQ-dependent sugar dehydrogenase — protein sequence MKTFTLFLLTLNSFFGVAQIFTRSELPTTLSAPWEITFGPDSMLWVTESNGRVSRIDPQTGNKTIVHSAADYFDGSPLENSPFCPSLGIGRGTLGLTLHPNFLTFGSSFIYFMYSYNSGTTANPDTRYKIRRLEWDLTTEQIIGFQDIITGISNGYDHWGGRILAVKRTNIPYLFVTIGDHGASETNSPQCYNPQTDNPNNFAQDPNTDNGKIHRFNMDGSIPADNPISGNSFYTRGHRNPQGLVYNKDLDLLYDIEHGDRTDDEINLLEKGMNYGWKDVRGYHADNNFPGESNYVTNYVPNPLISNDHLVEPIYSICAVQIPNSNNGNSWCTVAPSDGAHYTSTAIPTWTNSILLVTLKDGDFTDMEVYQFKLNTQGTIAPSTSQNPNPKKYFAEDQQLNGRLRDIAVSPDGKKIYLINNGGGTLNTDKITVYTVVDTTNNQPLAFKIYPNPSNGTIHIQLPEIKPSSIQIFDARGAKIKEIETFSELVTLDISELKAGLYWLSYQSETLKRVQKFVKE from the coding sequence ATGAAAACATTCACCCTTTTCCTTTTAACCTTAAATTCTTTCTTTGGCGTTGCCCAAATTTTCACGCGATCAGAACTCCCTACTACTCTTTCCGCTCCATGGGAAATTACTTTTGGACCCGATTCCATGCTTTGGGTGACAGAAAGTAACGGAAGAGTTTCTCGAATCGATCCGCAAACTGGAAACAAAACCATTGTTCATTCCGCTGCAGATTATTTTGATGGAAGTCCTTTAGAAAACTCGCCTTTTTGTCCATCACTAGGCATCGGAAGGGGCACTTTGGGTTTAACGCTCCATCCAAACTTTCTTACATTTGGATCCTCTTTCATTTATTTCATGTATTCCTACAATTCAGGAACAACAGCAAACCCAGATACCCGCTATAAAATCAGAAGATTGGAATGGGATTTAACTACCGAGCAAATAATCGGTTTTCAAGATATTATAACAGGTATTTCCAATGGATATGATCATTGGGGAGGGAGAATTTTGGCTGTTAAACGAACTAATATTCCTTACCTATTCGTCACAATTGGTGATCATGGGGCATCTGAAACGAATAGTCCGCAATGCTATAATCCACAAACGGACAATCCGAATAATTTTGCTCAAGACCCAAACACCGACAACGGAAAAATTCACCGTTTCAATATGGACGGAAGTATTCCTGCGGATAATCCAATTTCTGGAAACTCATTCTACACAAGAGGTCATCGCAATCCGCAGGGTTTGGTTTACAACAAAGACTTAGATCTTCTTTACGACATTGAGCATGGGGATCGCACTGATGATGAAATCAATCTATTGGAAAAAGGAATGAACTATGGCTGGAAAGACGTTCGTGGTTATCATGCGGACAATAATTTTCCTGGTGAATCAAATTATGTCACCAATTATGTTCCAAATCCACTCATTTCAAATGACCATTTAGTGGAGCCTATTTATTCAATCTGTGCAGTACAAATACCGAATTCCAACAATGGAAACTCCTGGTGTACAGTTGCACCTTCAGATGGCGCACATTATACGAGCACAGCAATTCCTACATGGACAAATAGCATTCTTCTCGTTACTTTAAAAGATGGTGATTTTACGGATATGGAAGTTTATCAATTTAAATTAAACACGCAAGGAACAATTGCACCTTCAACATCTCAGAACCCTAATCCGAAAAAATATTTTGCGGAAGATCAACAATTAAATGGTCGATTACGAGACATTGCAGTTTCTCCCGACGGCAAGAAAATCTACCTGATCAACAACGGTGGAGGAACTTTAAATACAGACAAAATAACCGTTTACACGGTTGTTGACACAACCAATAATCAACCACTCGCTTTTAAGATTTATCCCAATCCTTCGAATGGAACAATCCATATTCAGCTTCCAGAGATCAAACCTAGTTCCATTCAAATTTTTGATGCGAGAGGAGCTAAAATCAAAGAAATCGAAACCTTCTCCGAGCTTGTAACATTAGATATCAGCGAATTGAAAGCAGGCTTGTATTGGTTGAGTTACCAATCAGAGACATTGAAGAGAGTTCAAAAATTTGTAAAGGAATGA
- a CDS encoding RidA family protein, which produces MQTQKKLISTSSRFEREMAFSRAVVVENMVFVSGCTGYDYAADSLPEDVVTQTEQTFQNIIYALKEAGASLQDVVRVTYIIPNPADIPLCAAVMRTYFQDVLPACTCYCAPLVNDALKIEIEVTAIKSK; this is translated from the coding sequence ATGCAAACACAGAAAAAATTAATCAGTACTTCGTCTAGATTTGAACGCGAAATGGCTTTTTCAAGAGCGGTTGTTGTGGAAAACATGGTTTTTGTTTCTGGTTGTACGGGTTACGATTATGCTGCAGATAGTTTGCCTGAGGATGTAGTAACACAAACTGAACAAACTTTTCAAAATATAATCTACGCATTGAAAGAAGCTGGAGCTAGCTTGCAGGATGTTGTGCGTGTTACATACATCATTCCGAATCCAGCGGATATTCCTTTGTGCGCAGCAGTTATGCGAACTTATTTTCAGGATGTTTTACCCGCATGCACCTGTTACTGCGCTCCTTTGGTGAATGATGCCTTGAAAATAGAAATTGAAGTTACTGCAATCAAAAGCAAGTAA
- a CDS encoding site-specific integrase, translating to MKVTIRQKSGMQYLYADITVSSLRVKGTLGISIKEGKFNPKTQTVHGVGEIETNILINSFKSEILSLIRVLQQKGELSNANLSNGINDIRLKLTDPDFSIDNDQRLVFYAKRFIENSLGVRKPATLKQLRNTLTKLEAYERTKKVKLTFDKIDLTFYNNLVAHCITDLNLSTNSIGNIIKNLKTFLHSAFEEGIHQNLIYRSRYFKKPSEESEAIYLNEEELFLIKTTIMPNQHLDNVRDLFLLACYTGVRSQDYDKLNKNSLINGGTMLKVRTEKTDEEVIIPLHTIAKSILDKYNGTPRLISNQKFNQYIKEVCRIVGLTDSVTLTRTCGGKKIKTTSEKCDVVSSHTARRSFATNAYKAGVPTLAIMAITGHRTEKVFLKYIKVTKEEHASLASQHEFFKGRVA from the coding sequence ATGAAAGTAACTATCAGACAAAAGTCGGGTATGCAGTATCTGTATGCTGACATCACAGTTTCGTCCTTACGTGTGAAAGGCACATTAGGCATTTCTATCAAAGAAGGGAAGTTCAACCCGAAAACACAAACCGTACACGGAGTTGGTGAAATCGAAACCAACATTCTTATCAACTCTTTCAAGTCCGAAATACTATCACTCATTCGGGTACTCCAACAGAAGGGCGAATTATCCAACGCTAATTTGTCAAATGGAATCAATGATATTAGATTGAAGTTGACCGATCCTGATTTTTCTATCGACAACGACCAGAGACTAGTTTTCTACGCTAAAAGGTTCATTGAAAATTCGCTAGGAGTTAGAAAACCAGCCACACTAAAACAGTTGCGCAATACACTAACTAAGCTAGAAGCATACGAGCGAACAAAGAAAGTGAAACTGACATTCGACAAAATCGACCTAACATTCTACAACAATTTGGTAGCGCATTGCATAACCGATTTAAACCTTTCTACCAATTCAATAGGAAACATTATCAAGAACCTAAAGACGTTTCTACATTCTGCATTTGAAGAAGGAATACACCAAAACCTCATCTACCGTAGTCGCTACTTTAAAAAGCCGTCGGAAGAATCAGAAGCCATCTATCTGAACGAAGAAGAGTTGTTCTTAATCAAAACTACCATCATGCCAAACCAACACCTTGACAATGTAAGAGATTTATTTCTTTTGGCTTGCTACACTGGTGTTCGTTCCCAAGATTACGATAAGTTGAACAAGAATAGTCTCATCAATGGTGGTACAATGCTAAAAGTACGCACAGAGAAGACAGATGAGGAAGTAATCATTCCGCTACATACTATTGCCAAATCAATACTCGACAAGTACAACGGAACACCTCGATTGATTTCCAACCAAAAATTCAATCAGTACATTAAAGAAGTTTGTCGTATTGTCGGTTTGACGGATTCAGTAACTTTAACGAGAACATGCGGAGGAAAGAAAATCAAAACCACTAGCGAGAAATGTGATGTTGTTTCATCCCATACCGCTAGAAGGAGTTTCGCTACCAATGCATACAAAGCAGGCGTTCCAACGTTAGCGATTATGGCGATAACAGGACACCGTACAGAGAAAGTGTTCTTGAAATACATCAAAGTTACTAAGGAAGAACATGCGAGTTTGGCAAGTCAACATGAGTTCTTTAAGGGTCGGGTGGCTTAA
- a CDS encoding helix-turn-helix domain-containing protein, whose amino-acid sequence MNSALDDEKLLRLAERVRELRISKGLTQNDAFADTGIHFGRIEQGKRDISFTTLCKLADYFEINLESFR is encoded by the coding sequence ATGAATTCTGCATTAGATGATGAAAAATTGTTACGTCTCGCTGAACGTGTTAGAGAACTTCGTATATCTAAGGGATTGACACAAAATGATGCATTTGCGGATACAGGAATACATTTTGGTAGAATTGAACAAGGAAAGCGTGATATTTCGTTTACCACGCTTTGTAAGTTGGCTGATTATTTTGAAATAAACTTGGAATCATTTCGTTAA
- a CDS encoding DUF4190 domain-containing protein produces the protein MKTSTFISFCLLIIALTTGCTIEKRLFSKGYHIEWKRGVKSEVNERTIDTIEYHATIRKSEITITESTSSTEFKSIDRIDNSNMGEEENQNSEISKTADTRSNNLLRQVSIPTTIERLSPKPSIGLSIDDSQPQETKKRKGMAISSLILGLLGISIIAITLGMIQSHRIRKHPDLYAGRGMAISGVLIGFGWLVFCCFFFLPFGLGLTILALISLLFFIYGLVLTIKNGDSEPLGIIGLILGWLGVIAATLFAFDL, from the coding sequence ATGAAAACATCAACTTTTATATCCTTTTGCTTATTGATTATTGCACTAACCACAGGTTGCACAATCGAAAAACGTCTTTTTAGTAAAGGATACCACATTGAATGGAAACGTGGAGTAAAATCCGAAGTTAATGAACGAACCATAGATACAATTGAGTATCATGCGACTATTCGCAAATCAGAAATCACAATCACTGAATCCACTTCTTCTACCGAATTTAAGTCAATAGATAGAATTGACAACTCCAATATGGGAGAAGAGGAAAATCAAAATTCAGAAATATCCAAGACAGCAGATACCAGATCAAACAACTTACTCCGGCAAGTCTCTATTCCAACAACAATTGAGCGACTATCTCCAAAACCTTCGATTGGATTGAGTATAGATGATTCACAACCACAAGAAACTAAAAAAAGAAAGGGTATGGCGATAAGTAGTTTGATACTCGGTTTGTTGGGTATTTCAATTATCGCAATCACTTTAGGAATGATTCAATCACATCGCATCCGTAAACACCCTGATTTATACGCAGGAAGAGGAATGGCAATTTCAGGTGTTTTAATAGGCTTTGGTTGGCTTGTCTTTTGTTGTTTCTTCTTCTTACCGTTTGGACTTGGATTAACAATCTTAGCTCTTATAAGCTTACTGTTTTTCATTTATGGTTTAGTACTAACAATAAAAAATGGAGATTCCGAGCCATTGGGTATCATCGGTTTAATATTGGGATGGTTAGGTGTTATCGCAGCTACGCTTTTTGCATTTGATCTCTAA
- a CDS encoding DUF2971 domain-containing protein, with protein MNSNIPDVFKDQDTIYHYTALNTAIEHILFEKQLRFSPRVHSNDPIEFLKSIGGKGGAYRDIEQMQEIEIRTAVDADTVSLELKRKFEQAKQLCFCQNESVKNQGQTNFDEEYYGFLKPRMWDQYGDRYNGVCLSFSKSKLLEIHKDLSQEIEYLPYRRLYKDASIRLNELDELGYQQYSELAFEKMVRDLSKKHIDYSGECEFRLYSFSEEQYEYLDISNAINGIIVPRRNLSKFAEQQLTQFSKNMNIQMLYLNWRSDGISVTTLEEDERVYKIVMKNLETLKINS; from the coding sequence ATGAACAGCAATATTCCTGATGTATTCAAAGATCAAGACACTATTTATCATTATACGGCTTTAAATACAGCAATAGAACATATTCTTTTTGAAAAGCAACTTCGATTTTCGCCAAGAGTTCATTCAAATGATCCGATTGAATTTTTGAAGTCAATAGGAGGGAAGGGTGGAGCATATAGGGATATTGAGCAAATGCAGGAAATTGAGATTAGAACAGCAGTTGATGCAGATACTGTTTCTTTGGAATTAAAGAGAAAGTTTGAACAAGCCAAGCAATTGTGTTTTTGCCAGAATGAATCGGTAAAAAATCAAGGACAAACTAATTTTGATGAGGAATATTATGGTTTTCTTAAACCTAGAATGTGGGATCAGTATGGAGATCGGTATAATGGAGTGTGTCTTTCATTTTCAAAGTCTAAACTATTAGAAATACATAAAGATTTAAGTCAAGAGATTGAATATTTGCCTTACCGAAGGTTGTATAAGGATGCTTCTATTAGACTTAATGAGCTGGATGAATTAGGTTATCAGCAGTATAGTGAATTGGCTTTTGAAAAGATGGTACGGGATTTATCCAAAAAGCATATTGATTATTCTGGAGAGTGTGAATTTCGCTTATACTCCTTCAGTGAGGAGCAATATGAATATCTGGATATCTCAAATGCAATCAATGGAATTATTGTGCCAAGAAGAAATTTGTCAAAGTTTGCAGAACAACAATTAACTCAATTTTCCAAGAATATGAATATTCAAATGCTTTATTTGAATTGGAGAAGTGATGGCATATCAGTAACCACATTAGAGGAAGATGAAAGAGTATATAAAATTGTAATGAAGAATTTGGAAACCTTGAAGATCAATTCTTAA
- a CDS encoding ATP-binding protein produces MDPILNPYNPGAGSRPSYLAGRDGILTKANILFKRVKAGRAQRSIMLYGLRGVGKTVLLNRLNTMATEDDYIVEQIEMSENDKFDVKMTNHIRKILLQISLFENAKDKLKKAFRVLKSLSLTIPDGPEISIDIDAIAGEADSGNFETDLIDMFVHIGNAAKEEGKSVCILIDETQYLKESDMAALIASCHKVSQLELPLVVICAGLPSIAAMAGDAKSYSERLFEFIPVSNLVSPEVELAISQPAKDLGVEFTDKAILEAITITQGYPYFIQELGKHTWNQAAKSPISVDDVVAAKTETLNELDDSFFKVRFDRAINREKKLMGAMAELGDGPYSMSDVAAKMKVRPTSASPTRATLIRKGFIYAPSHGQIDFTVPLFADFLRRAKITGAIEED; encoded by the coding sequence ATGGATCCTATTCTAAATCCCTATAATCCTGGAGCAGGAAGTCGCCCCTCATATTTAGCAGGTAGAGACGGTATTTTAACTAAAGCAAATATTTTGTTTAAACGGGTTAAAGCGGGACGTGCTCAAAGATCAATTATGCTTTATGGTTTAAGAGGGGTTGGTAAAACAGTATTACTTAATCGCCTCAATACGATGGCTACAGAGGATGACTATATTGTAGAACAAATAGAAATGTCCGAAAACGACAAGTTCGATGTTAAAATGACAAACCATATTCGAAAGATACTTCTGCAAATCAGTTTATTTGAGAATGCTAAGGATAAATTAAAGAAGGCATTTCGCGTGTTAAAATCACTGTCTTTAACGATACCGGATGGACCAGAAATAAGTATTGACATCGATGCAATAGCAGGAGAGGCCGACTCTGGAAATTTTGAAACCGATTTGATTGATATGTTTGTACATATAGGAAATGCCGCTAAAGAGGAAGGAAAATCCGTTTGTATTTTAATTGATGAGACACAATATCTAAAAGAGTCAGACATGGCAGCATTAATTGCCTCTTGTCATAAAGTCTCTCAGCTTGAATTACCGCTTGTCGTTATTTGCGCCGGCCTACCGTCAATTGCAGCAATGGCTGGCGATGCTAAATCATATTCAGAGCGTCTATTCGAATTCATTCCTGTGAGCAATCTTGTAAGTCCTGAAGTTGAATTAGCTATTTCTCAACCCGCTAAAGATTTGGGGGTTGAATTTACAGATAAAGCCATTCTGGAAGCAATCACCATTACCCAAGGCTATCCTTACTTCATTCAAGAACTAGGTAAACACACTTGGAATCAAGCTGCAAAATCTCCCATTTCGGTAGACGATGTTGTTGCTGCAAAAACGGAAACATTAAACGAATTAGATGATAGCTTTTTCAAGGTGCGGTTTGATCGTGCAATAAATAGAGAGAAAAAGTTAATGGGAGCAATGGCTGAATTGGGTGACGGACCTTATTCCATGTCGGATGTTGCAGCCAAAATGAAAGTCAGACCAACATCTGCAAGTCCAACAAGAGCCACTTTGATAAGAAAAGGATTCATTTATGCCCCTTCTCACGGTCAAATTGATTTTACAGTGCCTCTATTTGCCGATTTTCTAAGACGAGCCAAAATAACTGGAGCAATTGAGGAAGACTAA